In Leishmania infantum JPCM5 genome chromosome 33, a genomic segment contains:
- a CDS encoding beta-tubulin: protein MREIVSCQAGQCGNQIGSKFWEVIADEHGVDPTGSYQGDSDLQLERINVYFDESAGGRYVPRAVLMDLEPGTMDSVRAGPYGQLFRPDNFIFGQSGAGNNWAKGHYTEGAELIDSVLDVCRKEAESCDCLQGFQLSHSLGGGTGSGMGTLLISKLREEYPDRIMMTFSVIPSPRVSDTVVEPYNTTLSVHQLVENSDESMCIDNEALYDICFRTLKLTTPTFGDLNHLVAAVMSGVTCCLRFPGQLNSDLRKLAVNLVPFPRLHFFMMGFAPLTSRGSQQYRGLSVAELTQQMFDAKNMMQAADPRHGRYLTASALFRGRMSTKEVDEQMLNVQNKNSSYFIEWIPNNIKSSICDIPPKGLKMSVTFIGNNTCIQEMFRRVGEQFTGMFRRKAFLHWYTGEGMDEMEFTEAESNMNDLVSEYQQYQDATVEEEGEYDEEEEAY from the coding sequence ATGCGTGAGATCGTTTCCTGCCAGGCCGGCCAGTGCGGCAACCAGATCGGCTCTAAGTTTTGGGAGGTCATTGCCGACGAACATGGTGTCGATCCGACGGGCTCCTACCAGGGCGACTCGGATctgcagctggagcgcatcAACGTCTACTTCGATGAGTCGGCGGGAGGCCGCTACGTGCCGCGCGCCGTGCTGATGGACCTCGAGCCCGGCACTATGGACTCCGTTCGCGCCGGCCCGTACGGCCAGCTGTTCCGCCCGGACAACTTCATCTTTGGTCAGTCCGGCGCTGGCAACAACTGGGCCAAGGGCCACTACACTGAGGGTGCGGAGCTGATCGACTCCGTGCTTGATGTGTGccgcaaggaggcggagagctgCGACTGCCTGCAGGGCTTCCAGCTGTCTCACtccctcggcggcggcacgggcTCCGGCATGGGCACGCTGCTCATTTccaagctgcgcgaggagtaCCCGGACCGGATCATGATGACCTTCTCCGTCATCCCGTCCCCCCGCGTGTCGGATACCGTTGTGGAGCCGTACAACACGACCCTCTCTGTGCACCAGCTCGTGGAGAACTCCGACGAGTCCATGTGCATcgacaacgaggcgctgtACGATATTTGCTTCCGCACGCTGAAgctgacgacgccgacgttCGGTGACCTGAaccacctcgtcgccgctgtgaTGTCTGGCGTGACCTGCTGCCTGCGCTTCCCTGGCCAGCTGAACTCTGACCTGCGCAAGCTTGCCGTGAACCTCGTGCCGTTCCCGCGCCTGCACTTCTTCATGATGGGCTTCGCGCCGCTGACGAGCCGCGGGTCGCAGCAGTACCGCGGCCTGTCCGTCGCGGAGCTGACGCAGCAGATGTTCGACGCCAAGAACATGATGCAGGCCGCCGACCCGCGCCACGGCCGCTACCTCACCGCGTCCGCGCTGTTCCGCGGCCGCATGTCGACCAAGGAGGTGGACGAGCAGATGCTGAACGTGCAGAACAAGAACTCCAGCTACTTCATTGAGTGGATCCCGAACAACATCAAGTCCTCCATCTGCGATATCCCGCCCAAGGGTCTCAAGATGTCCGTCACCTTCATCGGCAACAACACCTGCATCCAGGAGATGTTCCGCCGCGTTGGTGAGCAGTTCACGGGTATGTTCCGCCGCAAGGCCTTCCTCCACTGGTACACCGGTGAGGGCATGGACGAGATGGAGTTCACGGAGGCCGAGTCCAACATGAACGACCTCGTCTCTGAGTACCAGCAGTACCAGGACGCcaccgtcgaggaggagggcgagtacgacgaggaggaggaggcctACTAG
- a CDS encoding putative 2,4-dienoyl-coa reductase fadh1 yields the protein MKQYAKILEPLDLGFAKLRNRVVMASMHTGLESPIHATRSAAAAEGNPYARLARFYRERAKGQAGLIVTGGFSPSAEGVLYPGESVLGPKDADQLRCVTDAVHVEGGHILLQMLHSGRYSTGDQCVAPSPIPSQISHTQKVPMEMSVPLIQRTVEDFARLAICAQKAGFDGVEIMGSEGYLLNQFIARHTNHRTDDYGGSFENRIRFPLEVLRAVRDATGPNFIIAFRVSLLDLVPNGSTQAEVFELAEKVSKSGANIIDSGIGWHESRVPTIATSVPRAGYTWATAAVRSHLRRQGIHIPLIAVNRMNHPDILEQVLENGDADLVAMARPFLSDPYFVKKTMSGAADCINICIACNQACLDNIFTGKTACCMLNPLAAHEAERAALPAPAAKKVAVIGGGPAGASAAITLADRGHHVTLYEANSVLGGQFNLAKRIPGKEEFQSSIDYWTNTLKKHANVTLKLSKRATVEEVATGGYDEVVVATGCEPHAKSGALIAGMEKYPNVFSYTEALLHPEKVGRRVAVIGAGGIGFDMAEFLTSPHSTSAKTVAAAQYTKFEKQDNAEFRKKWGIKSAAIAQEEEKAGTSTGASGSNSCSPLPGGLVKPVTPRPYREVTMFQRTRGKLGAHLGATTGWIHRLEIRMNRVKAVDGVTYKSFDGTNLVYVDKEGKEQTLAVDSVVLCTGQVSNKEFEKAATPVLSNLHTIGGCNFTKKLDAKLAILQAHSVAIRL from the coding sequence atgaagcaGTATGCAAAGATTTTGGAGCCGCTTGATCTCGGTTTTGCGAAGCTGCGCAATCGCGTCGTGATGGCCAGCATGCACACGGGATTGGAGTCACCGATACACGCGActcgctccgccgcagccgctgaagGCAACCCGTACGCGCGTCTCGCACGCTTCTATagggagagggcgaaagGCCAGGCTGGGCTCATCGTCACAGGCGGCTTCTCGCCCAGCGCTGAGGGCGTTTTGTATCCTGGTGAGAGCGTGCTAGGCCCGAAGGATGCCGACCAGCTGCGGTGTGTCACCGACGCGGTGCACGTCGAGGGCGGGCACATTTTGCTGCAAATGCTGCACTCCGGCCGCTACTCCACCGGCGATCAGTGCgtggcaccgtcgccgaTTCCGAGCCAGATCTCTCACACGCAGAAGGTGCCGATGGAGATGAGTGTCCCACTCATCCAACGGACGGTCGAGGACTTTGCTCGCCTTGCGATCTGCGCTCAGAAGGCGGGCTTCGATGGGGTGGAGATTATGGGTTCCGAAGGCTACCTGCTGAATCAGTTTATTGCCCGGCACACAAATCACCGCACCGACGACTACGGCGGTAGCTTCGAGAACCGCATCCGCTTTCCACTGGAGGTGCTCCGCGCAGTGCGGGATGCCACGGGGCCGAACTTCATCATCGCGTTCCGCGTGTCACTTCTGGATCTCGTCCCCAACGGCTCGACGCAGGCGGAGGTTTTTGAGCTGGCGGAGAAGGTATCCAAATCTGGGGCGAACATCATCGACAGCGGCATTGGCTGGCACGAGTCCCGCGTGCCGACCATCGCTACTTCCGTGCCGCGTGCGGGGTACACCTGGGCCACAGCGGCGGTCCGGTCGCATCTTCGCCGTCAAGGCATCCACATCCCTCTTATTGCGGTAAATCGAATGAACCACCCTGACATTCTGGAGCAAGTGCTGGAGAACGGCGATGCGGACCTCGTCGCTATGGCGCGCCCCTTCCTCAGTGATCCATACTTTGTGAAGAAGACAATGTCAGGCGCGGCCGATTGCATCAACATCTGCATCGCCTGCAACCAGGCCTGCCTGGACAACATCTTCACTGGAAAGACGGCCTGCTGCATGCTCAACCCACTGGCCGCGCATGAGGCGGAACGCGCAGCGTTACCCGCGCCCGCCGCGAAGAAGGTAGCCGTaatcggcggcggccccgctGGCGCGTCCGCCGCGATCACGCTAGCCGATCGCGGCCACCACGTCACGCTGTACGAGGCAAACTCGGTGCTGGGCGGCCAGTTCAACCTGGCCAAGCGCATCCCCGGCAAGGAGGAGTTCCAGAGCAGCATCGACTACTGGACAAATACGCTGAAGAAGCACGCGAATGTGACGCTGAAGTTGAGCAAGCGCGCTACCGTGGAGGAGGTTGCAACCGGCGGCTacgacgaggtggtggtggcaacCGGGTGTGAGCCGCACGCCAAATCAGGTGCGCTCATTGCCGGCATGGAGAAGTATCCCAACGTCTTCTCGTACACCGAGGCACTCCTGCATCCGGAGAAGGTGGGCCGTCGGGTGGCCGTCATCGGTGCTGGTGGCATTGGCTTCGACATGGCAGAGTTCCTCACTTCCCCGCACAGCACCTCGGCGAAGacggtcgccgcggcgcagtaCACCAAGTTTGAAAAGCAGGATAACGCCGAGTTCCGAAAGAAGTGGGGCATCAAGTCTGCTGCCATTGcgcaggaagaagagaaggcTGGCACATCCACCGGCgcaagcggcagcaacagctgctCACCCCTTCCAGGCGGTCTCGTGAAGCCTGTGACTCCTCGTCCTTACCGCGAGGTGACCATGTTCCAGCGCACCCGTGGGAAACTCGGCGCACATCTTGGTGCGACGACCGGGTGGATCCATCGTCTCGAGATTCGCATGAACCGCGTCAAGGCAGTGGATGGGGTTACTTACAAGAGCTTCGACGGCACAAACCTCGTTTACGTTGATAAGGAGGGCAAGGAGCAGACACTGGCAGTGGACTCCGTCGTGCTATGCACTGGGCAAGTCTCAAACAAGGAGTTTGAGAAGGCCGCAACGCCGGTTCTGTCGAATCTGCATACGATAGGGGGCTGCAACTTCACCAAGAAGCTGGATGCGAAACTGGCCATTCTGCAAGCTCACAGCGTGGCGATACGTCTGTGA